A segment of the Flavobacteriales bacterium genome:
GGCCTTAACAAAGGTGCCGAACTCATCGACCTGGAGAGCGGCAAGCGGCTGCTCACCCTGCCATACAACGAAGATGGCAGCATGGTGGCCTATTACTGCGCATTCAATGACAACGGAGAATACGCCGTGCTCATCGGGCATAGCGGCAAACGCGTCGTGTACAGCATGAAGGACGGCAAGCCGCAGCCTTCCTTGCAGCAGCACCGCTGGGTGCCCGATCCGCGCACCACGAAAGGCATGGGCCTCGATATGAGTAACAGCACCTTCGATCGCTATTACCAGCAGAGCGAGCTGAAGGAGGGCGCCTACACCTACCGCAGCGTGAAGGATGGCGCCGTTGAAGTGGTCGATGGCGAAGGAAAGACCATGCAGACCCTGGGCTTCCCGGAGAACAAGGACCAGCACCACCGCGCGCCGCTGCTTCGCTGGCAGGAGTGGCTGCTGGTGGGCACAGACGATGGCCGCGTGCTCTTCTACAAACTGCCCTGATCCTTCGTGCCGGAGGCTGCGCCGGGTCTCTGCTCAGTTGAAGCGGCGCCACGCATCTTCATTACGGCGTAGCCGATCACCGCGCCCAGCACCAGCAGGCCCAATGCGCCCCAGGTCCAGCTGAGCCGATCACGGAAAACCATGGTGGCCAGCAAAGCCACCAGCAAGGCCCAGGTGCCCTGCCCGAACAGCCACAGTACCGGTCCTGACCAGTTGAGCGATGCGCTTTGCAGTCGCACCTGCACACGATGGATGAGCAACTGGTACACCACCAGCAGCGCCACCAGGCCGAGCTTCAGGTGCATGAAGGGCGATTTCAGCAGCGCGGGCATCTGCACCAACTGCCAGATCCCGAAGAGCACAAGCAGGATCAAGGCGGGCCACGCAAGGCCGTAAAGGACCCGGCGCTCCATACGGATGAAACGCTGATGAAGCAATCCGCGCTCCGGCTCCCAGAGCTTCAATGCGGCACGGTGCGCATTGGATAAGCGTGCGAGATGGAAAGCCGCGGCGAACCATGCGATCAGCGCGATCAGGTGCAGCAGCTTGAGCAGGGGCAGCAGGATGGGGGCTTGTTCGGGCATGAGCGAAAAGTACGCGTACCAAGGCGCCTACCTTCGCGCGCCATCGCCGAAGCGCACGATCGCGAAGGCGAGCACCGCACATGAACCGCGCCTCACGCCCCATCAGCGACAGCTACTCCGAGACCACGCATGTGGTGCTGCCCAATGACACCAACACCCTCGGGAACCTCTTCGGAGGGCGGCTGCTGCAATGGCTCGACATCAGCTGCGCCATCAGCGCGCACCGGCACTGCAAGCGCACCGTGGTCACCGTGGCCGTGAACCACGTGGGCTTCGACCGGCCCATCAAGCTCGGCGACTTCGTCACCATCCGCAGCCACGTGAGCCGTGCCTTCGGCAGCAGCATGGAAGTGTGGAGCGATGTTTCCGTAGAGGACCAAGTGACCGGAGAGAAGATCCCGTGCAACAGCGCCATCTACACCTTCGTGGCGGTGGATCACGCGGGGAGGCCCATGCAGGTGCCTGAGGCCGAGCCCACCAACGATGAGGAGCGCCGCCGTTACGATGGCGCGCTTCGGCGCAGGCAATTGCGGCTCATCCTCAGCAACAAGATGAAGCCCGAGGAGGCCACGGAGCTGAAGAAGCTCTTCAGTTGATTACAGCCCTTCGTCCAAACTGAGCCCATCGAATAGCTCGCCCGTTGCGGTATCGTGCCCGCGCAATCCGAGTTGCCGAAGCAAGGCTCCGATGCACGCCGCGCTCTGCTCGCCGCCGTGCACATGCGCCACCATATAGCGCACCTGCGTGGCGTCCTCCATGTGCAGCTGGAAGCTGACGTCGATGTCATCGCCCTTGGCGAAGAGCCAATCGCTGTCCACTTGGTCGATGAAGGGAATGGCCTCGCGGATACGGGCGATCAGCTCGTCGCGATTGCCAATGGGCTTCGGGCGGAATGCATCCGGCACATCATTGATCGACGGCACATCGGGGAAGTCCTGGATGAAGATGTCCCAGCTCATGCGTTGACGAGTTCAGCGATGCGGTGAAGGTCCTGCTTCTCCATGCACCGGAAGTGGCCCTTGGGGCATCGGTCATGGCCGATCTTGCTGCACGGGCGGCAGGACAGGTCCGGTACCTCACTGATCATGGCCCGTTCCGGATGCTCCGGCTGATAAGGCCCCATGCCGAATTGCGGCACCGTGTTTCCCCAGACGCTTACCACCGGCTTGTTGAATGCGCAGGCGATGTGCATGGCACCGCTGTCGTGGGCGATCATGCTCCGTGCCTGCTTGATCAACGAAGCGCTTCCCAGGATGTCATAGCGGCCTGTG
Coding sequences within it:
- a CDS encoding CopD family protein; this encodes MPEQAPILLPLLKLLHLIALIAWFAAAFHLARLSNAHRAALKLWEPERGLLHQRFIRMERRVLYGLAWPALILLVLFGIWQLVQMPALLKSPFMHLKLGLVALLVVYQLLIHRVQVRLQSASLNWSGPVLWLFGQGTWALLVALLATMVFRDRLSWTWGALGLLVLGAVIGYAVMKMRGAASTEQRPGAASGTKDQGSL
- a CDS encoding acyl-CoA thioesterase — translated: MNRASRPISDSYSETTHVVLPNDTNTLGNLFGGRLLQWLDISCAISAHRHCKRTVVTVAVNHVGFDRPIKLGDFVTIRSHVSRAFGSSMEVWSDVSVEDQVTGEKIPCNSAIYTFVAVDHAGRPMQVPEAEPTNDEERRRYDGALRRRQLRLILSNKMKPEEATELKKLFS